A section of the Alkalicoccobacillus plakortidis genome encodes:
- a CDS encoding ABC transporter ATP-binding protein translates to MAEISLDSIYKIYDGDVTAVSDFNLSIEDKEFIVFVGPSGCGKSTTLRMIAGLEDISKGDLVIGDKRMNDVAPKDRDIAMVFQNYALYPHMNVYDNMAFGLKLRKFKKDEIDKRVKNAAQILGLTEMLDRKPKAMSGGQRQRVALGRAIVRDPQVFLMDEPLSNLDAKLRVQMRAEITKLHKRLQTTTIYVTHDQTEAMTMATRIVIMKDGFIQQVGSPKEVYDNPENVFVGGFIGSPSMNFLSGRLNGDNFIVGDVSLKVPEGKLKTLREKGYADKEIILGVRPEDVHDELLFLQSSPDTKLNAIIDVAELTGAETVLYSSVNGQELVARVDSRTDITSGQKIDLALDLNKCHFFDADNEQRIR, encoded by the coding sequence TATAAAATTTACGATGGTGATGTTACAGCCGTATCAGATTTCAACTTATCAATTGAGGATAAAGAATTCATCGTTTTTGTTGGTCCCTCAGGTTGTGGGAAGTCAACAACTCTTCGAATGATTGCTGGTCTAGAGGATATCTCTAAAGGTGATCTTGTTATTGGAGATAAACGAATGAATGATGTAGCCCCTAAAGATCGTGATATTGCAATGGTATTCCAGAACTACGCCCTATATCCACATATGAACGTATACGATAACATGGCTTTTGGTCTAAAACTACGTAAATTTAAAAAAGATGAAATTGATAAACGAGTTAAAAATGCTGCTCAAATTCTTGGTTTAACAGAAATGCTTGACCGTAAACCAAAAGCGATGTCTGGTGGTCAGCGTCAGCGTGTTGCATTAGGACGTGCAATTGTCCGTGATCCACAAGTATTCTTAATGGATGAGCCGCTCTCTAACTTAGATGCTAAGCTCCGTGTACAAATGAGAGCTGAAATTACAAAGCTTCACAAACGTCTACAAACAACAACAATCTACGTAACACATGATCAGACAGAAGCCATGACGATGGCCACGAGGATCGTTATTATGAAAGACGGCTTTATCCAACAAGTTGGTTCACCAAAAGAAGTATACGATAATCCAGAAAACGTGTTTGTTGGTGGATTTATCGGGTCACCTTCTATGAACTTCCTTTCTGGTCGTCTTAATGGAGATAACTTCATTGTTGGTGATGTATCCCTTAAAGTTCCTGAAGGCAAGTTAAAAACATTACGTGAAAAAGGCTATGCAGATAAAGAAATTATTCTTGGTGTTCGTCCTGAAGATGTTCACGATGAGCTATTATTCCTACAATCTTCTCCAGATACAAAGTTAAATGCTATCATTGATGTTGCTGAGTTAACTGGTGCTGAAACGGTACTTTACTCAAGTGTAAATGGTCAAGAATTAGTAGCTAGGGTTGATTCTCGAACTGATATCACATCAGGTCAAAAGATTGACCTTGCTCTTGACTTAAACAAATGTCACTTCTTTGATGCTGATAACGAGCAACGCATTCGCTAA
- a CDS encoding alpha/beta-type small acid-soluble spore protein: MANNSSNQLVVPGVQQALDQMKYEIASEFGVTLGPDSTARANGSVGGEITKRLVQAAEQQLGGYQK, translated from the coding sequence ATGGCTAACAACAGTTCAAATCAACTTGTAGTACCTGGTGTACAACAAGCTCTTGATCAAATGAAATACGAAATCGCTTCTGAATTTGGCGTAACTCTTGGACCAGATTCTACAGCTCGCGCTAACGGTTCAGTTGGTGGAGAAATCACTAAACGTTTAGTACAAGCTGCTGAACAACAACTTGGTGGATACCAAAAATAA
- a CDS encoding LemA family protein codes for MGFLIAGGIIIIIGGFWIMNYNGLIKLRGWKEESWSQIDVQLKRRYDLIPNLVNTAKTYMKHERSTLAEIVEKRNQITSPDLTREEQVQADNQLSGALRQFFSLTEAYPDLKANESFSKLHEDLVATENKVAYSKQLYNKTVMQYNNKVESFPSNLIASVHNFRKHGYLEATNEERQSVKVDFD; via the coding sequence ATGGGATTTTTAATCGCCGGAGGAATTATCATCATTATCGGTGGATTTTGGATTATGAATTATAATGGATTAATTAAATTAAGAGGATGGAAAGAAGAATCTTGGTCGCAAATTGATGTGCAGCTTAAAAGGCGGTATGATCTAATCCCAAACTTAGTTAACACGGCAAAAACCTACATGAAGCACGAACGATCAACTTTGGCTGAAATCGTTGAAAAACGAAACCAAATCACTTCACCCGACTTAACCCGCGAAGAACAGGTGCAGGCAGATAATCAGCTTTCAGGTGCACTAAGACAATTCTTTTCACTAACTGAAGCCTATCCTGATTTAAAAGCAAATGAAAGCTTCTCTAAATTACATGAGGATCTAGTTGCAACCGAAAATAAAGTGGCTTATTCTAAACAGCTTTATAACAAAACAGTCATGCAATATAACAATAAGGTCGAGTCTTTTCCAAGCAATCTTATTGCATCTGTTCATAATTTCCGTAAGCATGGATACCTAGAAGCAACAAATGAAGAACGCCAATCAGTAAAAGTGGATTTTGATTAA
- the htpX gene encoding zinc metalloprotease HtpX produces the protein MHLYQQISRNKRKTIFIVAGFVFFVLAVGAAITYLYFGDYISGMILATLFGGGYTLIMLLSSTNVVMKMNHAKEIRSSNDHAYLWNTVDSLSLVAQIPQPRIFIIRDESPNAFATGTSPKKAAVAVTTGLLDQLNREELEGVIAHEIAHVRNYDVRLATIAVALVSAIAILSDIGARSMMYGSRGRRDNKQNGLILILSIVLILLSPLIATLIRLAISRNREFLADATAAELTRNPYALANALKKITNSHTPVKEASSTSASLYFADPLKKKAAGLFSTHPQPGERIKRLEAM, from the coding sequence ATGCATCTATACCAACAAATCAGTCGTAATAAACGGAAAACAATTTTCATTGTTGCTGGATTTGTTTTTTTTGTTCTTGCTGTTGGAGCTGCCATTACTTATCTATACTTTGGCGACTACATTAGCGGAATGATATTAGCTACATTATTTGGCGGTGGTTACACCCTTATCATGCTGCTTAGCAGTACAAATGTTGTCATGAAAATGAATCATGCAAAAGAAATCCGCAGTTCAAATGATCATGCATATTTGTGGAATACAGTAGACAGTCTTTCGTTGGTGGCACAAATTCCACAACCACGAATCTTTATTATTCGTGATGAAAGTCCAAATGCCTTTGCAACTGGTACATCGCCAAAAAAAGCTGCTGTCGCTGTAACAACTGGACTTTTGGATCAATTAAATAGAGAAGAGTTAGAAGGAGTCATCGCACATGAAATTGCTCATGTTCGTAATTATGATGTGCGACTAGCTACCATTGCCGTTGCACTTGTATCCGCCATTGCCATCTTAAGTGACATTGGGGCACGTAGTATGATGTATGGCTCAAGAGGTAGAAGAGACAACAAACAAAATGGACTGATTTTAATTTTATCGATCGTATTAATTTTGTTATCTCCCTTAATTGCCACTTTAATTCGGCTAGCTATTTCAAGAAATCGTGAATTCCTTGCTGATGCAACGGCAGCAGAACTGACAAGAAATCCATATGCACTAGCTAATGCACTTAAAAAGATTACCAATTCACACACACCTGTTAAGGAAGCTTCAAGCACCTCTGCATCACTTTATTTTGCAGACCCTTTAAAGAAAAAAGCTGCTGGTCTTTTTTCTACACACCCACAGCCAGGTGAAAGAATTAAACGGCTAGAAGCCATGTAA
- a CDS encoding PspA/IM30 family protein produces the protein MFRFFSRVRTIVSSELNSLLNKAEDPGKMLDQFIVDMKNDISEVEAAVAKQIASEKLLKKQLDESTQAVTKREEQAMVALESGDEDLARRVLEEKTKQQTHASSLQVSYDEATKLSSELRDKLREMKDELRDMTMKKDSLKARNESAQARAKVNRSLSGMDSGAKSGFDRMEEKVMRSEAEAESSEELRSINKTLDDDLAALTTKSTVDSELEQLKAKMAEKKASASE, from the coding sequence ATGTTTCGTTTCTTTTCTCGAGTTCGTACCATTGTTTCATCTGAATTAAATTCTCTACTTAACAAAGCTGAGGATCCAGGTAAAATGCTAGATCAATTTATTGTTGATATGAAAAATGATATTTCAGAAGTTGAAGCAGCAGTGGCTAAGCAAATAGCAAGTGAAAAGCTACTAAAGAAACAACTTGATGAGTCTACACAAGCTGTAACAAAGCGTGAAGAGCAAGCGATGGTAGCGTTAGAGTCTGGTGATGAGGACCTTGCTCGTAGAGTTTTAGAAGAGAAAACAAAGCAACAGACACATGCAAGCAGCTTACAGGTTTCATATGATGAAGCGACAAAATTGTCATCAGAACTACGAGATAAGCTCCGTGAAATGAAGGATGAACTTCGTGATATGACCATGAAAAAAGATTCCCTCAAAGCACGTAATGAGAGCGCACAAGCACGAGCTAAAGTAAATCGTTCACTTTCTGGAATGGATTCTGGTGCTAAAAGCGGTTTTGATCGTATGGAAGAAAAAGTTATGCGAAGTGAAGCTGAGGCAGAGTCTTCTGAAGAACTTAGAAGTATAAATAAAACGTTGGATGACGACCTTGCAGCATTAACAACAAAAAGTACAGTTGATAGTGAACTTGAACAATTAAAAGCTAAAATGGCCGAGAAAAAAGCCTCTGCTTCCGAGTAA
- a CDS encoding ABC transporter ATP-binding protein, with protein MDTFKRLSRFYLPDKKMFIWSLISLAVVSGLTVLYPIILQYTIDTAVVGGQYGLIPYLALGFIGIMMLKGGAVYIHQYLGDMFGVRAVYRLRNSLYEKLQFLPFRYYDNAKTGDLMSRLTADVEAFRFFLSFGCAQLVNLVLLIGFSMAVMFYYSIPLALATMTMVPLLVLVVIRFDKRVHPAFRGIRKSLAQLNTKVQENVSGMQTVKALSQEDEEIVRFSGKNEDYRSKHLHVAKIWGTYFPLMELVGNLAAVILLAFGGYLTITGSLTPGELVAFFSLVAYITGPIMGLGFIINTFSQSKASGERLLEVLDEEERPDGVADEQTQRLVGEVSFQNVTSQYDSKNKPTVKDISFEATQGKTIGLVGATGSGKSTLIQLMLRFYERQSGDILIDGRPLENYTLKELRRNIGVVLQQTFLFSSTIRDNLSYGNPDATMEEIIDAAKRADAHEFIEELPNGYETVLGERGLGLSGGQKQRIAIARAIIMNPSILILDDATSAVDMQTEVKIQKAFKEVMKGRTTFIIAHRISSVKHADEILVLDDGEITERGTHEELLRQKQGIYRRIYDIQNQDQQHVLQRA; from the coding sequence ATGGATACGTTTAAAAGGCTTTCGAGATTTTACTTGCCGGATAAGAAGATGTTTATCTGGTCATTAATTTCTTTGGCTGTTGTATCAGGATTAACGGTGTTGTATCCGATTATTTTACAGTACACCATTGATACAGCTGTAGTTGGTGGACAATATGGTTTAATACCATATCTGGCTTTAGGATTTATAGGAATTATGATGCTAAAAGGGGGAGCCGTTTATATTCATCAATATTTAGGAGATATGTTTGGAGTAAGAGCTGTGTATCGACTTCGAAATTCTCTGTATGAAAAACTTCAATTCTTACCCTTTCGCTATTATGATAACGCCAAAACTGGAGATTTAATGTCACGATTAACGGCTGATGTTGAAGCCTTCAGATTCTTCTTATCATTTGGCTGTGCGCAGCTTGTCAACCTTGTTTTGCTAATTGGTTTTAGTATGGCGGTTATGTTTTATTACTCGATTCCATTAGCTCTTGCCACAATGACAATGGTTCCGTTACTTGTACTCGTGGTCATTCGGTTTGACAAGCGTGTCCATCCAGCTTTTAGAGGAATCAGAAAATCTCTCGCTCAATTAAATACAAAAGTACAGGAAAATGTTAGTGGGATGCAAACGGTAAAAGCCTTGTCTCAAGAAGATGAGGAAATCGTTCGTTTTTCTGGAAAAAATGAAGATTACCGAAGTAAACATCTTCATGTAGCAAAAATATGGGGAACATACTTTCCTTTGATGGAACTTGTAGGGAATTTGGCAGCGGTTATTCTCTTGGCATTTGGTGGGTATTTAACGATAACAGGTTCGCTTACTCCAGGAGAACTCGTTGCCTTTTTTAGTCTCGTTGCCTACATTACAGGACCAATTATGGGATTAGGATTTATCATTAATACTTTTTCGCAATCAAAAGCTTCAGGCGAGCGTTTACTTGAAGTGCTTGATGAAGAAGAACGACCAGATGGTGTTGCAGATGAACAGACACAACGTCTTGTTGGAGAAGTGAGCTTCCAAAATGTCACGTCTCAATATGATTCTAAAAACAAACCAACTGTCAAAGACATTAGCTTTGAAGCAACTCAAGGAAAAACAATTGGATTGGTTGGAGCAACTGGCTCAGGAAAATCAACATTGATTCAGCTAATGCTTCGTTTTTATGAAAGACAATCAGGAGACATTCTAATTGATGGACGCCCGCTTGAAAACTACACATTAAAAGAATTAAGAAGAAATATAGGTGTGGTCCTTCAGCAAACATTCCTGTTTTCATCAACTATTCGTGATAATTTATCATACGGAAATCCGGATGCAACAATGGAAGAGATTATTGATGCAGCAAAACGGGCTGATGCTCATGAATTTATTGAAGAATTACCAAACGGTTATGAAACAGTGCTAGGAGAACGTGGTCTCGGTTTATCTGGTGGTCAGAAACAGCGAATTGCCATTGCACGAGCCATCATAATGAATCCTAGTATTTTAATTTTGGACGATGCTACTAGTGCTGTCGATATGCAAACGGAAGTGAAAATCCAAAAAGCGTTTAAAGAAGTGATGAAAGGTAGAACAACTTTCATCATTGCTCACAGAATTTCATCCGTGAAGCATGCTGATGAGATTTTAGTATTAGATGATGGTGAAATTACGGAACGTGGAACGCATGAAGAATTATTGCGTCAAAAGCAAGGTATCTACCGCAGAATTTATGATATTCAGAATCAGGACCAGCAACATGTGTTGCAACGGGCGTAA
- a CDS encoding YusW family protein, translated as MRRIVYGLFMLLLVTSCQSQVNEKDATPAKVQSVGDYVDQIKELTLQVVYENGEEVRAQYVQGEPEQWMYHNDLLNSNSINEDQLSEKIELLTIDKATFTEEVIQQARYVFEFGGTYDILDLHITFADGTKKHYETNDH; from the coding sequence ATGCGAAGAATTGTCTATGGTTTATTCATGTTGTTGTTAGTAACTAGTTGTCAGAGTCAAGTAAACGAAAAGGACGCAACTCCCGCGAAAGTTCAATCCGTTGGTGATTACGTTGATCAAATTAAAGAATTAACGTTACAAGTTGTCTATGAGAACGGGGAAGAAGTCAGAGCACAATATGTGCAGGGTGAGCCAGAACAGTGGATGTATCACAACGATTTATTGAATTCAAATTCAATTAATGAAGATCAATTGTCTGAGAAGATAGAGCTTTTGACAATTGATAAGGCAACATTCACCGAAGAAGTCATCCAACAGGCAAGATATGTATTTGAATTTGGTGGTACGTACGATATCCTTGATCTTCACATCACATTTGCCGATGGAACAAAAAAGCATTATGAGACAAACGATCATTAA
- a CDS encoding SpoVR family protein translates to MSNDWNDLKQAIGEITEIATGFGLDFYEMRYEICPAEIIYTIGAYGMPTRYSHWSFGKQFHKSKLQYDLGLSKIYELVINSDPCYAFLLDSNSLIQNKLIVAHVLAHCDFFKNNVRFSNTRRDMVESMSATSERIAHYEHLHGKDEVETFLDAVLAIQEHIDPSLLRPKLSWSLDEKEEKQVRRRGDYDDLWELENSKKQDPESLPRKKQHFPPQPEKDILLFIEEYSRELEDWQRDILTMMREEMLYFWPQLETKIMNEGWASYWHARILREMDLTTSETIEFAKLNAGVVQPSKTSINPYYLGLKIFENIEHEYDHPTEEMQKRQGIKPGSGREKMFEVREIESDISFIRNYLTRDLVMREDMYLFQKQGNEYKVIDKQWESVRDQLASSRVNGGFPYLSITDGDYLKNGELYITHSFEDTELDVSYLEKVMPYINQLWGRPVHIESKINDKPICFFYDGKKMQRKYI, encoded by the coding sequence GTGTCAAATGATTGGAATGATCTTAAACAGGCAATTGGTGAAATAACAGAAATTGCAACTGGTTTCGGATTGGATTTTTACGAAATGCGCTATGAAATCTGTCCGGCAGAAATTATATATACTATTGGAGCCTATGGCATGCCAACACGTTATAGTCATTGGTCATTTGGTAAGCAGTTTCATAAAAGTAAGCTGCAATACGATTTAGGATTAAGCAAGATTTATGAACTAGTGATCAATTCAGATCCTTGTTACGCCTTTTTGCTTGATAGTAACTCACTTATTCAAAATAAATTAATTGTTGCTCATGTTTTAGCACACTGTGATTTCTTTAAAAACAACGTACGTTTTTCGAATACAAGACGAGATATGGTAGAAAGCATGAGTGCGACATCGGAACGCATCGCTCATTATGAACATCTACATGGAAAAGATGAAGTCGAGACTTTTTTAGATGCTGTACTAGCTATTCAAGAGCATATTGATCCGAGCTTACTTCGACCAAAATTATCATGGTCTCTTGATGAAAAAGAAGAGAAGCAGGTAAGGCGTCGAGGTGACTATGATGATCTATGGGAATTAGAGAACTCGAAGAAACAAGACCCAGAATCACTTCCTAGAAAAAAACAACACTTCCCACCACAACCTGAAAAAGACATCTTATTATTTATAGAAGAATATAGTCGTGAACTTGAGGACTGGCAGCGAGATATATTAACGATGATGCGTGAGGAAATGCTCTATTTTTGGCCTCAGCTTGAAACAAAAATTATGAATGAGGGATGGGCATCCTATTGGCATGCTCGAATACTTCGAGAGATGGACTTAACAACAAGTGAAACGATTGAATTTGCAAAGCTGAATGCAGGAGTGGTTCAACCATCAAAAACATCAATTAATCCGTACTATCTTGGATTAAAGATCTTTGAAAATATTGAACATGAATATGATCATCCAACGGAAGAGATGCAAAAACGCCAAGGCATTAAGCCTGGTAGTGGTCGTGAAAAAATGTTTGAAGTGCGCGAAATTGAATCAGACATTTCATTTATCCGAAACTATTTAACAAGAGACTTAGTGATGCGAGAAGATATGTATTTGTTTCAAAAGCAAGGTAACGAATACAAAGTGATCGATAAGCAATGGGAGTCCGTTCGTGATCAACTTGCATCATCAAGAGTGAATGGAGGATTTCCATACTTAAGCATTACAGATGGAGATTATTTGAAAAATGGAGAGCTATATATTACGCACAGCTTTGAAGATACAGAGCTCGACGTGTCTTATTTGGAGAAGGTAATGCCATATATCAATCAATTGTGGGGTAGACCTGTTCACATTGAATCAAAAATCAATGATAAACCGATTTGCTTTTTTTATGACGGGAAAAAAATGCAGCGTAAATATATTTAA
- a CDS encoding phospho-sugar mutase, which yields MDWKQSYEKWSSFLTLEEDVKTELKALSGNETALEDCFYKNLEFGTGGMRGEIGPGPNRMNTYTVRRAAKGLADYLESEGEEAKKRGVVIAFDSRHKSPQFAREAALTLGKQGVTAYVFNDLRPTPELSFAVRHLNAYAGIVITASHNPPEYNGFKVYGPDGGQLPPGPADELVSYVDAIQNELLIEVGDETELKSELTYQVVPQDVDDAYNDQLQTILVQPDLVRNQGLTVKIVFTPLHGTANIPVRRVLEDSGFTNLTIVPEQELPDPNFSTVSSPNPEEHAAFELAMKYGEKEEADILLATDPDADRVGLAVKNHEGDYQVLTGNQTGALLLDYLLSQHKENGTLPENGIVLKTIVTSEIGAKIAEQFGLSSLDTLTGFKFIGEKIKEYEESGEHTFLFGYEESYGYLIGDFVRDKDAVQACLLAAELALYYKSRDMTVFEGLQEVFRKYGFYREGLESLTLKGKAGAEKINSILSSFRLDPPKQMNDVPIESVEDYQSSERITLETSAKELITLPVSNVLKYKLADGSWFCIRPSGTEPKVKFYFGVNADNEEESNEKLASLRTAVMNYVNQFI from the coding sequence TTGGATTGGAAGCAGAGCTATGAGAAGTGGTCTAGCTTTTTAACACTTGAAGAAGATGTGAAAACAGAGCTAAAAGCCCTTTCAGGAAATGAGACGGCGCTTGAGGATTGTTTTTATAAAAACCTTGAATTTGGAACGGGCGGTATGCGGGGAGAAATTGGCCCAGGTCCAAATCGAATGAATACATATACAGTTCGCCGTGCCGCAAAAGGTTTGGCGGATTACCTTGAAAGCGAAGGAGAAGAAGCAAAAAAACGTGGTGTGGTAATTGCGTTTGATTCACGTCACAAATCTCCTCAATTTGCTAGAGAAGCCGCATTAACTTTAGGCAAACAAGGAGTTACCGCTTATGTGTTTAATGATTTGCGCCCAACACCGGAGTTGTCATTTGCCGTGCGCCACTTAAATGCATATGCAGGCATCGTCATAACGGCAAGTCATAATCCACCTGAATACAATGGTTTTAAAGTGTATGGACCTGATGGTGGACAATTGCCTCCTGGACCGGCTGATGAGCTTGTTAGCTATGTGGACGCTATTCAAAATGAGTTGCTGATAGAAGTTGGAGATGAAACAGAACTGAAAAGTGAACTTACCTATCAAGTTGTACCTCAAGATGTAGATGATGCTTATAATGATCAGCTGCAAACGATTTTGGTTCAACCTGATTTAGTTCGAAATCAAGGGCTAACAGTGAAAATTGTATTTACACCGTTACATGGTACAGCTAATATTCCTGTTCGTCGTGTTCTAGAAGACTCTGGATTTACTAACTTAACGATTGTTCCTGAACAGGAGCTTCCTGACCCTAATTTTTCGACTGTATCGTCTCCAAACCCAGAAGAACATGCAGCTTTTGAGCTTGCAATGAAATATGGGGAGAAAGAAGAAGCAGATATCTTGCTGGCTACAGACCCCGATGCTGATCGTGTTGGATTAGCTGTTAAGAATCATGAGGGTGACTATCAAGTTTTAACAGGTAACCAAACGGGTGCCCTGCTGCTTGATTATTTGCTCAGTCAACATAAGGAAAATGGCACACTTCCTGAAAACGGTATTGTATTAAAGACAATTGTTACTTCTGAAATTGGTGCCAAGATTGCAGAACAATTTGGATTAAGCTCACTTGATACGTTAACAGGATTCAAGTTTATCGGTGAGAAAATAAAAGAATATGAAGAATCTGGTGAACATACCTTCTTATTTGGTTATGAAGAAAGTTATGGCTATTTAATTGGTGATTTTGTTCGTGATAAGGACGCAGTGCAAGCGTGTCTTTTAGCTGCTGAACTAGCTCTTTATTATAAGTCGCGTGACATGACTGTTTTCGAAGGCTTACAGGAAGTATTCCGTAAGTATGGATTTTATCGTGAGGGACTTGAATCGTTAACGTTAAAAGGGAAAGCGGGAGCTGAGAAAATTAATAGCATTCTTTCCTCATTCCGATTGGACCCACCTAAACAAATGAACGATGTTCCAATTGAATCCGTTGAAGATTACCAATCAAGTGAAAGAATCACTCTGGAAACTAGTGCAAAGGAATTGATCACACTACCTGTTTCCAATGTCTTAAAATATAAACTAGCGGACGGATCATGGTTCTGCATACGTCCATCTGGCACAGAACCTAAAGTGAAATTTTACTTTGGTGTCAACGCAGATAATGAAGAAGAGAGCAACGAGAAATTAGCGTCACTTCGCACAGCAGTGATGAATTACGTGAACCAATTTATTTAA
- a CDS encoding glycerol-3-phosphate dehydrogenase/oxidase, translating to MSGTFSGERRLDQIEALKQEGLEVLVIGGGITGAGIALDAQVRGFRTGIIDQHDFSGGSSSRSNKLIQGGLSELKHLDVKAFAELGRERAIILDNAPHLVSPISMLLPVYKKGAFGRIQASLSLRIYDRWVELNKKDRRHMLNKKQTQKQEPLLKMDNLKGGGLYTEYQINDARLTIEVLKVASARGALAANYLKAESFLYEQGKVVGVMAVDQLTGEAHKLFATYIVNATGANIDHLREQDRSIEGPPHTYTNKLHIVVDRKSLPIHQGMYFESSKGEMLYAIPFGQKIYIGSTDVGLLSDEDQFLIAAQLLLDSVNQTFPSVELTKDHVESLWIDKERNHVHQRSNKTEELVVSSSGLRSVCGHYMAGYRLLAERVIDSIEKEHGQSIGSQTDSITLSGGQVGGVDRFESYLKTKATEGESLGLAYEEAYALTILYGSNVTNIWSRVRTSRRRAAESGLPPILFAQLTYAIDEEMVISPVDFLMRRTHALYFNRVLMEKWMNPVFRYMQDRFQWDEQESLYWQSEMEKEIKKNSLIGK from the coding sequence ATGAGTGGAACGTTTTCAGGGGAGAGAAGACTTGACCAAATTGAAGCACTGAAACAAGAAGGACTTGAAGTATTAGTTATTGGTGGAGGTATTACAGGTGCAGGTATTGCCTTAGATGCTCAGGTAAGGGGTTTTAGGACAGGTATTATTGATCAACATGATTTTTCAGGTGGATCGTCTAGTCGATCAAATAAACTAATTCAAGGTGGATTAAGTGAACTTAAACATCTAGATGTTAAGGCTTTTGCAGAATTAGGAAGAGAAAGAGCTATCATTCTTGATAACGCTCCACATTTAGTGTCACCGATTAGTATGTTGCTTCCTGTATATAAAAAAGGTGCTTTTGGTCGAATTCAGGCATCCTTGAGTTTACGTATCTATGATCGTTGGGTTGAGTTGAACAAAAAAGATCGTCGGCATATGTTAAATAAGAAACAAACTCAAAAACAAGAGCCACTTTTGAAAATGGATAATCTTAAAGGTGGGGGCCTTTATACTGAATATCAAATTAATGACGCCAGATTAACAATTGAAGTGTTAAAAGTTGCTTCGGCAAGAGGTGCCCTAGCAGCAAATTATCTTAAGGCAGAGTCATTTTTATACGAACAAGGAAAAGTTGTTGGTGTTATGGCCGTTGACCAATTAACGGGTGAAGCTCATAAACTATTTGCCACATATATCGTGAATGCAACTGGGGCGAATATTGATCATTTGCGTGAGCAAGACCGTTCAATAGAAGGACCACCACATACATATACAAATAAGCTACATATTGTTGTTGACCGAAAGTCTCTGCCGATTCATCAAGGTATGTATTTTGAGAGTAGCAAAGGAGAAATGCTTTATGCTATTCCTTTTGGGCAAAAAATCTATATTGGTTCAACCGATGTAGGTTTACTAAGTGATGAAGATCAATTTCTCATCGCAGCTCAACTATTACTTGATTCGGTAAATCAGACTTTTCCGTCAGTTGAGTTAACTAAAGATCATGTTGAATCGTTGTGGATTGATAAAGAACGAAACCATGTTCATCAACGCTCAAACAAAACAGAGGAGCTCGTAGTCTCTTCTTCTGGTCTCAGGTCTGTGTGCGGACATTACATGGCAGGGTACCGCCTTTTAGCAGAACGAGTCATTGATTCAATCGAGAAGGAACATGGACAATCTATAGGAAGTCAAACCGATTCAATCACATTATCTGGTGGACAAGTTGGTGGAGTAGATCGTTTTGAGAGCTACTTAAAAACAAAGGCTACTGAAGGAGAATCGCTTGGTCTTGCGTATGAAGAAGCGTATGCGCTAACTATCCTTTATGGGTCAAATGTCACCAATATATGGTCAAGAGTACGGACAAGCAGAAGACGAGCTGCAGAGTCAGGACTACCTCCTATCCTATTTGCCCAGCTGACGTATGCAATAGATGAGGAGATGGTAATCTCTCCTGTTGATTTTTTAATGCGAAGAACACATGCCCTTTACTTTAATCGTGTTTTAATGGAGAAATGGATGAATCCGGTTTTTCGTTATATGCAGGATCGTTTCCAATGGGATGAACAGGAAAGCTTGTATTGGCAGAGTGAAATGGAAAAAGAAATTAAGAAAAATAGCTTGATCGGAAAGTAA